Proteins from a single region of Chryseobacterium sp. W4I1:
- the mobC gene encoding conjugal transfer protein MobC, with amino-acid sequence MQGEDDLRGLARIMAFMRAVSIILVLMHLYWFCYSFFIERGWTLELINKILGNFQHTARLFSHTLYTKVFALVLLALSCLGTKGVKNDKMTWSKIYTALGIGFVLFFLNTPLLKLSSEIGPFLYILTISLGYFALMMAGVWMSRLLKNNLMDDVFNSENESFQQETKLLYNEYSINLPTKFYYQGKWHQGWINVVNPFRATIVLGTPGSGKSYAIVNNYIRQHIEKGFSMYIYDFKFDDLSTIAYNHLLNHSDAYKIKPKFYIINFDNPRKSHRCNPLNPNFMTDISDAYEAAYTIMLNLNRSWIQKQGDFFVESPIILLAAIIWFLKIYENGKYCTFPHAIELLNKKYEEVFTILTSYSELENYLSPFMDAWQGGAQDQLQGQIASAKIPLSRMISPQLYWVMTGDDFSLDINNPEEPKILCVGNNPDRQNIYSAALGLYNSRIVKLINKKGQLKSSVIIDELPTIYFRGLDNLIATARSNKVSVCLGFQDFSQLTRDYGDKESKVIQNTVGNIFSGQVVGETAKTLSERFGKVLQKRQSISINSNDISTSISTQLDSLIPASKISTLTQGFFVGAVSDNFEERIEQKIFHSEIVVDPVKLSREMKDYQKIPQIRSFINEDGNDSMTKQIEDNYKRIKTDILSIITDEMDRIKKDPDLQHLIKND; translated from the coding sequence ATGCAGGGAGAAGACGATTTGAGAGGGCTTGCCAGGATTATGGCTTTTATGAGGGCCGTAAGTATTATTTTGGTACTGATGCACCTTTATTGGTTTTGCTACAGTTTCTTTATCGAACGCGGCTGGACTTTAGAGTTAATCAACAAAATATTAGGGAATTTTCAGCATACCGCCAGACTGTTTTCTCATACCTTATATACTAAAGTATTTGCTTTGGTTTTGCTGGCTTTAAGTTGCCTGGGTACTAAGGGAGTTAAAAACGATAAAATGACCTGGTCTAAAATTTATACGGCTTTGGGAATAGGCTTTGTGCTTTTTTTTCTGAATACACCTTTGTTAAAGCTATCTTCAGAAATAGGGCCATTCCTGTATATTTTAACGATCTCGTTAGGTTATTTTGCCTTAATGATGGCTGGCGTCTGGATGAGCCGCCTTTTGAAAAACAACTTAATGGATGATGTGTTCAACAGTGAAAATGAAAGTTTCCAGCAGGAGACCAAACTGCTATACAACGAATATTCCATCAATCTGCCAACCAAGTTTTATTACCAGGGGAAATGGCATCAGGGATGGATTAATGTAGTCAATCCGTTTCGTGCCACCATTGTTTTAGGAACACCAGGCTCAGGAAAATCCTACGCCATTGTTAACAATTATATCAGACAGCATATCGAAAAAGGATTTTCCATGTATATCTATGATTTTAAATTCGATGATTTGTCTACCATTGCCTACAACCATCTTTTAAATCATTCCGATGCTTATAAAATAAAGCCGAAATTCTATATCATCAACTTTGACAACCCCAGAAAAAGCCATCGATGCAATCCCTTAAATCCCAATTTTATGACGGATATATCAGATGCCTATGAAGCTGCTTATACCATTATGCTGAACCTCAATAGAAGCTGGATACAAAAACAGGGTGACTTCTTTGTCGAAAGCCCCATTATTTTGTTAGCTGCTATCATATGGTTTCTTAAAATTTATGAGAACGGGAAATACTGCACTTTTCCGCATGCTATTGAGCTGTTGAACAAAAAATACGAAGAGGTCTTTACGATATTAACATCTTATTCTGAATTAGAGAACTACCTCTCTCCTTTTATGGATGCATGGCAAGGCGGTGCACAGGATCAATTGCAAGGGCAAATCGCGTCTGCAAAGATCCCTTTGTCAAGAATGATCTCACCTCAATTATATTGGGTGATGACGGGTGATGATTTCTCCTTGGACATCAATAATCCTGAAGAGCCCAAAATATTGTGCGTAGGAAATAATCCGGATCGCCAGAACATCTATTCTGCAGCATTAGGACTATATAATTCAAGAATTGTTAAGCTTATCAATAAAAAAGGTCAATTGAAAAGCTCAGTGATTATCGATGAGTTGCCAACCATTTATTTTAGAGGACTTGATAACCTTATCGCCACAGCAAGAAGCAATAAGGTTTCGGTTTGCCTTGGATTTCAGGATTTCTCCCAGCTGACTAGAGACTACGGAGATAAAGAAAGTAAGGTTATCCAGAATACGGTCGGTAATATTTTCAGCGGCCAGGTGGTTGGCGAGACAGCAAAAACTTTATCAGAACGTTTTGGAAAAGTACTGCAAAAAAGACAAAGTATATCGATCAATAGCAATGACATTTCCACTTCCATTTCAACCCAGTTGGACAGTTTGATCCCGGCATCAAAGATCTCTACCTTGACCCAGGGTTTCTTTGTCGGTGCGGTATCCGATAACTTTGAGGAAAGGATTGAGCAGAAGATTTTTCATTCGGAGATTGTGGTGGACCCCGTTAAACTTTCTAGAGAAATGAAAGACTATCAAAAGATTCCGCAAATCCGGTCCTTTATTAATGAAGACGGAAATGATTCGATGACCAAACAGATTGAAGATAATTATAAAAGGATTAAGACCGATATTCTTAGCATCATCACGGATGAGATGGATAGAATAAAAAAAGATCCTGATCTGCAGCATTTGATCAAAAATGATTAA